A genomic region of Papaver somniferum cultivar HN1 chromosome 7, ASM357369v1, whole genome shotgun sequence contains the following coding sequences:
- the LOC113295439 gene encoding uncharacterized protein LOC113295439, which translates to MVNKRKHTNNINVLCDSNGNWFRDRKDISNLLTSHFSKVATSTNPILADNDFGVIPYIISDSDNVMLHVVPTDIEIENVVKSMPAWSSPGPDGFQAGFYQTQWQLVGRDVIDVVKRFFQSGHMPRCLNNTYISLIPKSNRIGPYLKKLISPYQAAFVPGRTIHDNIIIAHEMIHSMKQKEGLVYEPSRGIRQGDPSSPYIFILAMEYLSRSLLLAETNKTIGQMLNFEKSCMYFSKNISPNDCVVLASALNMTIISDSEKYLGTPLLLGNSKIKSFDPLMQSFQARLNNYVSTTLNQAGRSILIKYVLNTLPAYQMGCFKIPSTLIKHLDTLQRNLWWGHKAGKGIKFTSWDNINMHKDLGGLGFRDLESFNTALICKLVWEIVTEQDELWVQLLSAKYFKDCSILHLDKLKENCSWI; encoded by the exons ATGGTCAACAAGAGAAAGCATACTAATAATATCAATGTTCTTTGTGATTCTAATGGAAATTGGTTTAGAGATAGGAAAGATATTAGTAATCTTCTTACTAGTCACTTTAGTAAGGTTGCTACTTCTACTAATCCTATTCTTGCTGATAATGATTTTGGTGTTATTCCATATATTATCTCTGATTCTGATAATGTTATGCTCCATGTTGTTCCTACTGATATTGAAATAGAAAATGTTGTTAAAAGTATGCCTGCTTGGAGTtcacctggtccagatggatttcaAGCAGGGTTTTATCAAACACAATGGCAATTAGTTGGTAGAGATGTTATTGATGTTGTTAAAAGATTTTTTCAAAGTGGTCATATGCCAAGATGTCTTAATAATACTTATATCTCACTAATACCTAAGT ctaaTAGAATTGGACCTTATCTTAAGAAGCTAATCTCTCCTTATCAAGCTGCATTTGTACCAGGAAGAACAATTCATGACAATATTATTATTGCTCATGAAATGATTCATTCTATGAAACAAAAGGAAGGTTTAGTG TATGAGCCAAGTAGGGGCATTAGACAAGGGGATCCTTCATCCCCTTATATTTTTATTCTTGCTATGGAGTACCTTTCTAGATCTTTGTTACTTGCTGAAACTAACAAAACTATT GGTCAGATGCTAAACTTTGAAAAATCTTGTATGTATTTTAGCAAGAATATTAGTCCTAATGATTGTGTTGTTCTTGCTAGTGCTTTGAATATGACTATTATCTCTGATTCAGAGAAATATCTTGGAACACCTCTTTTGTTAGGTAACTCTAAGATCAAATCTTTTGATCCcttaatgcaatcttttcaagCTAGACTGAACAACTATGTCAGTACCACTCTTAACCAAGCAGGTAGATCAATTTTAATCAAATATGTTTTGAATACTTTACCTGCATATCAAATGGGATGTTTTAAAATTCCTTCTACATTGATAAAACATTTAGATACTTTGCAGAGAAACTTATGGTGGGGACATAAGGCAGGTAAAGGTATTAAGTTCACTTCTTGGGATAATATCAATATGCATAAGGACTTAGGAGGTTTAGGTTTCAGAGATTTAGAATCTTTTAATACTGCTCTTATCTGTAAGTTAGTATGGGAGATTGTTACTGAACAAGATGAACTATGGGTCCAACTGTTAAGTGCTAAATATTTTAAAGATTGTAGTATTTTGCATCTGGATAAACTTAAAGAGAATTGTTCATGGATATGA